The following is a genomic window from Brachionichthys hirsutus isolate HB-005 chromosome 15, CSIRO-AGI_Bhir_v1, whole genome shotgun sequence.
GCAATATTAAGTTAGCTGCTTATTATACGTCGCCTACCAAACTGGACAAACCTTTGGACTTAGTAGGGTTTAACTCGGGCTCGGTGGGTTCGCTGACCCctcagaagaagatgaagaagaggaaggagttgAATGCCTTGATTGGACTCGgagacagtaaaaaaaagaagaccaaAAAGGGGTCCGGTCACCGACTCCTCCGAACCGAGCCGCCGGACTCCGAGTCCGATTCAAGCTCCGACGATGAAGAGTTTAACAACCTCAGAAGCGGATCGACCTTTGGAAAGTGAGTGGTCAACCTAGTTGTGTTATATAAATCTGTTTTAGTTCGGTAAAACCAATAACTTTAACTTGCTGAATTATTCTTTGTTCGGTAGTCGTGTTTAGTCAACTTACAGTAAAACAGTGCTAAACAACAGCTACAGGAGCTACAGGAGCTATGTCAATAGAATATTTTGTTAGATGAACATTTCCAATGTCAGTCAAACAATCTATACTGCTTTTAGATATGTTGGATATGAGGATATTCTGTTAATGATGTGATATTCTATCAATTTTACAATATCTAACATCaaagtctttgttttgtttgttttacagaaGACGCTATATGCAGTGCTGCAACATGTGCTACCCCttgtttctatttattgtaATAGCCGCCTGCGTTATAGCCTGTGCTGGGCTCATATGGATGCAGATTGCTCTGAAGGGAGATCTGGATGCACTGAAAGAAAAGTTGCACACTAGTAAGCTTTTAGTTAACTAGGATTAAGTCTCTGGCCATCACATGCTGCGTCAGAGAGTTCACACGTGTAGCTTGCATTTGAGTTATGTGTGGTGACTGTAAATGCACACAATGAAACCTGTTCTGAGATTTTCTAATCGTTTCCAAGATCCTTACTGTCtctctggcacacacacacacactcacagcaaCCTCGACGCAGTCGTAAAGAGCACACTATCCTTTGTAAACGCAAATCTGTAGAAGTTCAAATAGCACAGTCATGCATGCTTTCACTATAACTCTGTTATTACTAtagtgtaacttttttttttatatatacattaGTGGACTCCAGCCAAAAGATGTCATCAAGTGAAATACCAAAACTAAGTGAGGACCTGAAAAACAAGGAGCGAAAGCTTGATGACATTGAAAATGGTGATAAGGGATTGAGCAAGCTCTGGTCAAACCTAACAGAGATGAACAGAAAGGTCAGTTGCCACCTTAATGCACCGAGTAATGCTCATTGTGACGTGTTGAAGACAAATCAGACCATTTTAGAAAACAATGACATTTAATTAGCTTTTGATAAATCTGTGAAATCCCTGTTCAACTATATTGTATCAATCCAAATAACAATAACTATCtaacagtaataaaaaaacagacttTTGTTTCTTAATATAAATATGTACATATTATGCTTGCAAAGGGAGAACATTGTAAGCTCTTTTCTTGGGCTCCAATAACTGTAATAGAAATGTAGATATttgtgtctgaaatgtttctggCTTGCAAAAAAACCTGGAATAGAAATTGTAATATTGAGTTTATGGTGAAATCATAGTCGAAGCTGATAGTATAATGGTCTGCTATGTTTGACATAATCATTGGTGTCATTTTTAATATTACAGAAAAATACAATTcctattttgtatttattgtaaCTACTATAGAACAGTTTTCCCTAGGTTAAATAAAATTCTATCCTACGTTTGCATACTTTGAACgttaaaatatgcattatttTTACCCGACAACCTTTCATtgagtttattatttttcaattgGTGGATAAATAAATTGGTAATTCTGTTTTAGATATGAAACAGAATGTGTTGTTTGATTTTACTCATGCAGATCAGTTTGCTGGATTCTGCAGTAAACCATTTAAAGGCCAACTTGAAATCAGCTGCTGATTTAGTCAGTCTTCCCACAACAGTTGAAGAGCTTCAAAAGGTAAAACAATAATGAATATGTTAATGGTGCCTTTTAGTGCATATTATGATGAACACTGACCTTCCagagtatttttcttttccagagTGTCGCTACAATTGGAAGCACCCTGACTAGCGTGCAGCACGATGTGAAGACGATGCAGTCTGCTCTTGAACAGCAGCAAAAAGATGAAGGCATGAAGACGGTATTGATAAATTTATGCTAGTATCATTTCCATCTTAGTTTGACAGTTTTTGTATTAAGTTAGGCATCAGAACTTCAAACGGAAATGTCTCTCCTGTTGACTTCCTCTTGCACAAGTATCTTCTTTCCATTTTTTGCTtagatctttattttatttttatttttttgttgtcttaATTTATTCTCCCTGTTTTGGACATCTGACAAACAGCACAAATGAATTTGAAGCTGTAAAAGACTAAAAGCTCAAATCTTTCACTTCTTCAGAGCTCTCTTTTTCATGTTCATCTCTACCCTTAGTGCACTGCCAGGTGCCACTCGTCTCATTATTTATGTATGCTTCCATGTATGCATGTTTTTCATGCATGGACATCTTGTAAGTGCGCGAGCCAATGAGTTAAGAATGTCCTTTGATTTCCTGGATTCTTGTGCTGGATCGCATTCATAATGCATGAAAGAAGTGCCAACCTATTTTGGGAGTTTTGTGTTAAACTAGGTCAAAGACTAATCTAtataattcttaaaaaaaaaaaattaaacggGAAAAGAGTATATCGTATTGACACTTGTAGTGATGAAATGCACATTTGCTGATATCTTTGATGTTTTTCAACTTGGAATATTGAGATGCAGTCACTTATTGTATCTGCACATTGATTTTACGTGTCTCTATTTTATTGTCACAGGATGTAAAAGACCTGACAAAAACAGTAATTGAAGCTAACAAGACCGAGGAGCTCCATCATGCACAGGATGATGAACGGATCCACAACCTTTTCTCTGCAGTGGCAGATCTTCGTCAGAAAGTATTGCTATTAGAGAATGgatcaaaacaaaatgtgagtAAGGCCGAATCCCTTCCGCACAATTGTATGGGTCAAGTTCTGTAGCTTGACTAATTGGTGTTTCAGTTTAACCACTAGGTGCAGTTTCATCACATTCTAACAGATCTAGTCAGATTTGGTTAACTTgctc
Proteins encoded in this region:
- the efcab14 gene encoding EF-hand calcium-binding domain-containing protein 14 — protein: MKKRKELNALIGLGDSKKKKTKKGSGHRLLRTEPPDSESDSSSDDEEFNNLRSGSTFGKRRYMQCCNMCYPLFLFIVIAACVIACAGLIWMQIALKGDLDALKEKLHTMDSSQKMSSSEIPKLSEDLKNKERKLDDIENGDKGLSKLWSNLTEMNRKISLLDSAVNHLKANLKSAADLVSLPTTVEELQKSVATIGSTLTSVQHDVKTMQSALEQQQKDEGMKTDVKDLTKTVIEANKTEELHHAQDDERIHNLFSAVADLRQKVLLLENGSKQNDNDNAAQPPTPSEDQDIKAVNEATTTKAIPTNKQEILTTLEEPQMRRHPRFSAHNHSKRNTK